Proteins found in one Anopheles aquasalis chromosome 3, idAnoAquaMG_Q_19, whole genome shotgun sequence genomic segment:
- the LOC126578648 gene encoding RNA-binding protein NOB1: protein MSGKFEHLVVDTTAFIKNVQLQTIAENCYTVQGVLDEIRNDRQLKALAVLPYSLRVKEPDPDVLAKVVAFAKKTGDFASLSMVDLKVIALTYELETIHVGKEHLCEEPKAAVTIAAATKPSVLQGTELTKGFYAPAKDKGARQDSQSSEQENADSAEEESDGEEEQSEATPAITDELCEGVLKKVSFDEEASDSEDQSADEEEGDGEEQEQEEEEEDDDGGWITPSNIQQVKRDYGMDCLEETVSPVACITTDFAMQNVLKQIGLKIAALDGRVIRQSRTYILRCYACFKTTPDSTKVFCPKCGNRTLKKVAVSLDANGQQIIHINSRRPLTAKYKNRPVAKFVGGKHGTNPLLYEDQPLPMQRVSNKARNKTNALSDDYTAGYSPFAMRDVDSRSAVLRGSSNLKQRMANYEYDNKRRGYRK from the coding sequence ATGTCCGGCAAGTTTGAACACCTGGTGGTCGATACGACGGCGTTCATCAAGAATGTGCAGCTACAGACGATAGCCGAAAATTGCTACACGGTGCAGGGTGTGCTGGATGAGATCCGGAACGATCGGCAGCTGAAGGCCCTGGCCGTACTTCCGTACAGTTTGCGCGTGAAGGAACCGGATCCGGACGTCCTGGCGAAGGTGGTGGCGTTTGCGAAGAAAACCGGTGACTTTGCCTCGCTGTCGATGGTGGATCTGAAAGTGATCGCGTTGACTTACGAACTGGAAACGATTCATGTCGGCAAGGAGCATCTGTGCGAGGAACCGAAGGCAGCGGTTACCATAGCGGCCGCTACAAAACCGAGCGTCCTGCAGGGCACGGAACTGACGAAAGGCTTCTACGCACCAGCGAAGGACAAAGGAGCGCGCCAAGACAGTCAATCCAGCGAGCAGGAGAATGCAGATTCGGCCGAAGAAGAGTCGGACGGAGAAGAGGAGCAGTCGGAGGCAACACCCGCGATAACCGATGAGCTGTGCGAGGGTGTGCTGAAGAAGGTTTCCTTCGATGAGGAAGCCTCTGACTCGGAAGATCAGTCAGCTGATGAAGAGGAAGGCGATGGGgaagagcaagagcaagaggaggaggaagaggacgatgatggaggcTGGATCACACCGTCAAACATTCAGCAAGTGAAACGAGACTACGGTATGGACTGTCTGGAGGAAACCGTGTCTCCGGTCGCCTGCATTACCACCGATTTCGCGATGCAGAACGTGCTGAAACAGATTGGCCTGAAGATTGCCGCCCTGGATGGACGAGTGATCCGACAGTCGCGCACATACATTCTACGCTGTTATGCCTGCTTCAAAACCACGCCGGACTCGACGAAGGTGTTCTGTCCAAAGTGTGGCAATCGCACACTGAAGAAGGTGGCCGTCAGTCTCGATGCAAACGGCCAGCAGATCATTCACATCAACAGCCGGCGGCCGCTGACGGCCAAGTACAAGAATCGCCCGGTGGCCAAGTTTGTGGGTGGCAAACACGGCACGAATCCGCTACTGTACGAAGATCAACCTCTGCCGATGCAGCGCGTCTCGAACAAGGCACGCAACAAGACGAACGCTCTGAGCGATGACTATACGGCCGGCTACTCGCCGTTCGCGATGCGCGATGTAGACTCACGGTCGGCCGTACTACGTGGATCGTCGAATTTGAAACAGCGCATGGCCAACTACGAGTACGATAACAAACGGCGTGGTTATCGGAAGTGA
- the LOC126578651 gene encoding INO80 complex subunit B isoform X1 yields MGKKRGSHTDKNEDEDPPEAAQRRHKKHKKHKKSKAQTAKELEYDAFDEEQTLGEPLEVGEEIEYMDADPEPEIIAELETRSELQADNTVDTSVSQPLSDSQHELPSKMLTPEKGLAGQKGQKKKRTRGRDSGTSSEEERWLDAIESGKLEEVDDELKKIKPKDPKLMTARQRAMYERSTDKDAAPGSELLMSLPTGYKEKVMTAEAIQKAQLKSQKRKQMADEKREKDKKKTMERLLKKQDSKSVKAIKNRPVKQKVPMITYINGANGATISLPPDINFPLEAQPPRDPPKPVLCAIPNCTNIKRYNCSKTNIPLCSFECYKRNVEAIKKIIF; encoded by the exons ATGGGCAAAAAGAGAGGTTCCCACACTGATAAAAATG AAGATGAAGACCCACCGGAAGCTGCACAGCGCAGACACAAAAAGCACAAGAAACACAAGAAATCCAAAGCCCAAACAGCGAAAGAACTCGAGTACGATGCTTTTGACGAGGAGCAAACGTTGGGCGAACCATTGGAGGTGGGTGAAGAAATCGAATACATGGACGCCGATCCGGAGCCGGAAATTATCGCCGAGCTGGAGACAAGGAGTGAGCTGCAGGCCGACAACACGGTCGATACGAGCGTATCCCAGCCGCTCAGTGATTCACAGCATGAACTACCCTCGAAGATGCTAACCCCGGAAAAGGGGCTTGCTGGCCAGAAGGGTCAGAAAAAGAAGCGTACGAGGGGCCGCGACAGTGGCACATCGAGTGAGGAGGAGCGCTGGCTCGATGCCATCGAATCGGGCAAGCTGGAGGAGGTGGACGATGAGCTGAAAAAGATCAAGCCCAAAGACCCGAAACTGATGACGGCCAGACAGAGGGCAATGTACGAACGGAGCACCGACAAAGATGCGGCCCCAGGGTCCGAGCTACTCATGTCTTTACCGACGGGGTACAAAGAGAAGGTAATGACGGCGGAAGCGATACAAAAAGCGCAGCTCAAATCGCAGAAACGCAAACAGATGGCCGATGAGAAGCgggaaaaggataaaaagaaaaccatggAACGGTTGCTGAAGAAGCAGGACTCCAAATCGGTGAAAGCCATCAAAAACCGGCCGGTGAAGCAGAAAGTACCGATGATAACGTACATTAATGGCGCTAACGGGGCCACGATTTCCCTCCCACCGGACATAAACTTTCCCCTAGAAGCGCAACCGCCTCGGGATCCACCGAAGCCCGTTCTGTGCGCGATACCGAACTGCACCAACATTAAACGGTACAACTGCTCCAAGACCAACATTCCGCTCTGCAGCTTCGAATGTTACAAACGAAACGTCGAGGCAataaagaaaatcattttctga
- the LOC126578651 gene encoding INO80 complex subunit B isoform X2, with the protein MGKKRGSHTDKNDEDPPEAAQRRHKKHKKHKKSKAQTAKELEYDAFDEEQTLGEPLEVGEEIEYMDADPEPEIIAELETRSELQADNTVDTSVSQPLSDSQHELPSKMLTPEKGLAGQKGQKKKRTRGRDSGTSSEEERWLDAIESGKLEEVDDELKKIKPKDPKLMTARQRAMYERSTDKDAAPGSELLMSLPTGYKEKVMTAEAIQKAQLKSQKRKQMADEKREKDKKKTMERLLKKQDSKSVKAIKNRPVKQKVPMITYINGANGATISLPPDINFPLEAQPPRDPPKPVLCAIPNCTNIKRYNCSKTNIPLCSFECYKRNVEAIKKIIF; encoded by the exons ATGGGCAAAAAGAGAGGTTCCCACACTGATAAAAATG ATGAAGACCCACCGGAAGCTGCACAGCGCAGACACAAAAAGCACAAGAAACACAAGAAATCCAAAGCCCAAACAGCGAAAGAACTCGAGTACGATGCTTTTGACGAGGAGCAAACGTTGGGCGAACCATTGGAGGTGGGTGAAGAAATCGAATACATGGACGCCGATCCGGAGCCGGAAATTATCGCCGAGCTGGAGACAAGGAGTGAGCTGCAGGCCGACAACACGGTCGATACGAGCGTATCCCAGCCGCTCAGTGATTCACAGCATGAACTACCCTCGAAGATGCTAACCCCGGAAAAGGGGCTTGCTGGCCAGAAGGGTCAGAAAAAGAAGCGTACGAGGGGCCGCGACAGTGGCACATCGAGTGAGGAGGAGCGCTGGCTCGATGCCATCGAATCGGGCAAGCTGGAGGAGGTGGACGATGAGCTGAAAAAGATCAAGCCCAAAGACCCGAAACTGATGACGGCCAGACAGAGGGCAATGTACGAACGGAGCACCGACAAAGATGCGGCCCCAGGGTCCGAGCTACTCATGTCTTTACCGACGGGGTACAAAGAGAAGGTAATGACGGCGGAAGCGATACAAAAAGCGCAGCTCAAATCGCAGAAACGCAAACAGATGGCCGATGAGAAGCgggaaaaggataaaaagaaaaccatggAACGGTTGCTGAAGAAGCAGGACTCCAAATCGGTGAAAGCCATCAAAAACCGGCCGGTGAAGCAGAAAGTACCGATGATAACGTACATTAATGGCGCTAACGGGGCCACGATTTCCCTCCCACCGGACATAAACTTTCCCCTAGAAGCGCAACCGCCTCGGGATCCACCGAAGCCCGTTCTGTGCGCGATACCGAACTGCACCAACATTAAACGGTACAACTGCTCCAAGACCAACATTCCGCTCTGCAGCTTCGAATGTTACAAACGAAACGTCGAGGCAataaagaaaatcattttctga
- the LOC126578659 gene encoding dynein regulatory complex protein 8 — protein MTDFEYSDINPANELEKRIADAFLIFDHHGNKTVDVREIGTILRFLGCVPTEADVNEVISATEFEDSNGTVHLSKFLPYVSQLVAEHKMEPAPPEKLLKAFRVLDQEGKGFVDKEYMTKLITEEGEPFTVEELEEMMAVAVDMATDKIAYELYLNQLLVSSVSYPSYANLYPTNPPPCFLARTNRFHLCTFR, from the exons ATGACCGATTTCGAATATTCTG ATATAAACCCGGCCAACGAGCTGGAAAAACGGATTGCCGATGCATTCCTCATTTTCGACCATCATGGAAACAAAACGGTCGATGTCCGTGAAATAGGAACCATTTTACGGTTTTTGG GCTGCGTGCCCACGGAAGCGGATGTGAATGAAGTAATTTCGGCAACGGAATTCGAAGATTCAAACGGAACGGTGCACCTCTCCAAATTTCTTCCCTACGTCAGCCAGCTTGTTGCAGAGCATAA GATGGAACCAGCTCCACCAGAGAAACTGCTCAAAGCATTTCGCGTACTCGACCAGGAAGGCAAAGGGTTTGTGGACAAAGAGTACATGACGAAGTTGATCACTGAAGAGGGCGAACCATTTACCGTGGAAGAGCTGGAGGAAATGATGGCTGTGGCCGTGGACATGGCAACCGATAAGATTGCCTACGAATTGTATCTCAACCAGTTGTTGGTAAGTTCCGTGTCGTACCCCTCATATGCCAACCTTTATCCTACCAATCCTCCACCTTGCTTCCTAGCACGAACCAACCGATTCCATTTATGCACTTTCCGATGA